Proteins encoded together in one Columba livia isolate bColLiv1 breed racing homer chromosome 3, bColLiv1.pat.W.v2, whole genome shotgun sequence window:
- the EFHC1 gene encoding EF-hand domain-containing protein 1: MSSEPGPGLPFLPGYAFRDPMKTSFHRSQTLGYRNGFAFSRLPTVGAGGERLHVNQLSQAELDDLSNARPVLTYGPAKPAPPSGFVPAHVAFDKKILKFDAYFQEDVPLSQQEHYRIRQVGIYYYLEDDSMTVIEPFVDNAGFRQGTLLRRHRVPKNDQGEHYHWKDLNRGMNITMYGRTYRIVDCDRFTQVFLESQGIELNPPEEMVFDPYIEMRRTPMRKYITPSDFDQFKQFLTYDKQVLRFYAIWDDTNNMFGEKRSCIIHYYLADDTVEVREVYKQNDGKDRFPVLIRRQRLPKTLVEKTKNFPSCVMEISDHEVLEWYTAKDFAVGKSTTLLGRTFFIYDCDEFTRNFYRDKFGITDFHPVEMEKKPPEEVPQVIPPYNGFGMLEDSLQNCFSLIPKPPRKDIAKMLENDKKVLRYQVALESPNPEDRKRRFILSYFLSDDMISIYEPPVRNSGIIGGKYLRKTRVAKPGSTTENATYYEPSDLIIGSTIEVFGHRFVITDADEYVLNYMESNAERFPAATLQSLRDHIRPQQVGKEAANSDIPALGTSRQELDDLIVQVREELKLHKHLNIDNVRKELLQCDQDGSGIVDKGTFLAALESTCVPTNALLVNKLIDLCSCGEDKINYRDFLRALPS, translated from the exons ATGAGCTCGGAGCCGGGGCCGGGTCTGCCCTTCCTCCCGGGCTACGCCTTCCGGGACCCCATG AAAACGTCTTTCCATCGGTCGCAGACTCTGGGCTACAGAAATGGATTCGCCTTTTCTCGGCTGCCGACGGTGGGGGCCGGCGGGGAGCGGCTCCACGTCAATCAGCTTTCTCAAGCTGAATTAGATGATTTATCCAATGCGAGACCTGTGCTGACCTATGGGCCGGCCAAGCCGGCTCCACCTTCGGGCTTCGTTCCAGCACACGTGGCTTTTGACAAAAAG ATTTTGAAGTTTGATGCCTATTTCCAGGAAGACGTTCCTCTCTCTCAACAAGAGCATTACCGGATCCGCCAAGTGGGTATCTATTACTATTTGGAAGATGACAGCATGACCGTCATCGAGCCTTTCGTGGACAATGCGGGTTTTCGCCAAGGCACGCTTCTCCGACGCCACCGCGTGCCCAAGAACGACCAGGGGGAGCATTACCACTGGAAAGATCTGAATCGGGGCATGAACATCACCATGTACGGCAGGACGTACCGCATCGTCGACTGCGACCGATTCACACAG GTGTTCCTGGAGAGCCAAGGAATTGAGCTGAACCCTCCAGAGGAGATGGTTTTCGATCCCTACATAGAAATGCGTCGGACACCTATGCGCAAGTACATCACACCTTCAGATTTCGACCAATTCAAACAGTTTCTGACTTACGACAAGCAG GTCCTTCGCTTCTACGCCATTTGGGACGACACTAACAACATGTTTGGTGAGAAACGGTCTTGTATCATCCATTACTACTTGGCAGATGACACAGTGGAGGTTCGGGAAGTCTACAAGCAAAATGACGGCAAAGATCGATTCCCAGTACTGATAAGACGCCAACGCTTGCCCAAAACCTTAGTGGAAAAGACAA AGAACTTCCCAAGCTGTGTGATGGAGATCTCTGATCACGAGGTACTGGAGTGGTACACAGCTAAAGATTTTGCGGTCGGCAAGTCTACCACCCTCCTCGGACGCACTTTCTTCATCTATGATTGCGATGAGTTCACACGAAACTTCTACCGTGACAAATTTGGCATCACAGACTTCCATCCGGTGGAAATGGAGAAGAAACCACCTGAGGAAGTTCCACAG GTAATTCCTCCCTATAATGGTTTTGGCATGCTCGAAGACTCTCTTCAGAACTGCTTTTCTCTGATTCCAAAGCCTCCCCGGAAAGACATTGCTAAAATGCTAGAGAATGACAAGAAGGTGCTGCGATACCAGGTGGCCCTG GAATCACCAAACCCTGAGGACAGAAAGCGTCGTTTCATCCTCTCGTATTTCCTCTCTGACGACATGATCAGTATCTACGAACCCCCAGTCCGTAACTCTGGCATCATCGGAGGCAAATACTTAAGAAAGACCAGAGTCGCCAAGCCAGGCTCTACTACAGAGAATGCCACATACTATGAGCCCTCTGACCTCATCATCGGTTCAACAATTGAAG TGTTTGGCCACAGGTTTGTTATCACCGACGCCGATGAATACGTGCTTAATTACATGGAGAGCAACGCAGAGCGTTTCCCTGCGGCCACGCTGCAGTCCCTGAGGGATCATATTCGCCCGCAGCAGGTGGGGAAGGAGGCTGCCAACAG cGACATCCCTGCACTTGGGACCAGCAGGCAAGAACTGGATGACTTAATTGTGCAGGTTCGGGAAGAGCTGAAGCTCCATAAGCACTTGAACATCGACAATGTTCGTAAGGAGCTTCTTCAGTGCGACCAGGATGGCTCTGGCATCGTGGACAAAGGGACGTTTTTAGCTGCCCTTGAGAGCACATGTGTGCCTACCAATGCCTTGCTGGTTAACAAG
- the PAQR8 gene encoding membrane progestin receptor beta isoform X1: MRGTAAAALPEAAAGGSGVGGDGAGVSAGAARAVSAGTARTVEGGALQIWDCALLPVSLCPVPAAAPGTTPLCKLCAREARCIATSTIWLGPSSLGCRKGTKTTHTAKMTAILARLSTLSLSGQHLSRLPRLLEDGLPQMPCTVKECEVPQLFREPYIHSGYRPTGQDWRYYFLSLFQKHNEVVNVWTHLLAALAVLLRFKTFAEAEQVPVDAWSLPLLVFVLSSVTYLTCSLLAHLLQSKSELYHYTFYFVDYVGVSIYQYGSALAHFYYSSDQAWYDKFWLFFLPAAAFCGWLSCAGCCYAKYRYRRPYPVMRKMCQVIPAGLAFILDISPVAHRVVLCHLGGCEEDAAWYHTYQILFFLISAYFFSCPVPEKYFPGSCDIIGHGHQIFHAFLAICTLSQLEAILLDYKNRQEIFLKRHGPFSIYLSCVSFFGLVACSAITAYILRCRIKASLAKKDS, encoded by the exons ATGCGCGGGACAGCGGCCGCGGCGCTGCCGGAGGCGGCCGCGGGAGGCAGCGGCGTCGGCGGGGACGGCGCGGGGGTGAGTGCGGGGGCAGCGCGGGCGGTGAGCGCGGGGACGGCGCGGACG GTGGAAGGAGGAGCGCTGCAGATTTGGGACTGTGCACTTCTGCCTGTTTCCCTCTGCCCcgtccctgcagcagccccaggcacGACACCCCTGTGCAAGCTGTGTGCCAGGGAAGCCAGGTGTATTGCAACCTCCACGATTTGGTTGGGACCCTCTTCACTTGGGTGCAGAAAG GGCACAAAGACGACACACACGGCGAAGATGACGGCCATCCTGGCGCGGCTCAGCACGCTGTCCCTCAGCGGGCAGCATCTCAGCCGCCTCCCCAGGCTGCTGGAGGACGGTCTGCCCCAGATGCCCTGCACGGTCAAGGAGTGCGAGGTGCCGCAGCTCTTCCGCGAGCCGTACATCCACAGCGGGTACCGGCCCACCGGCCAGGACTGGCGCTACTACTTCCTCAGCCTCTTCCAGAAGCACAACGAGGTGGTCAACGTGTGGACTCACCTCCTGGCAGCGCTGGCGGTGCTGCTGAGGTTCAAGACCTTTGCGGAGGCCGAGCAGGTACCCGTGGACGCATGGTCCTTGCCTTTGCTCGTCTTTGTCCTCTCCTCCGTCACCTACCTGACCTGCAGCCTCTTGGCCCACCTCCTGCAGTCCAAATCGGAGCTGTACCACTACACCTTCTACTTTGTGGACTACGTTGGAGTCAGCATCTACCAGTACGGCAGTGCCTTGGCCCATTTCTACTACAGCTCCGACCAAGCCTGGTATGACAAATTCTGGCTTTTCTTCCTGCCGGCGGCTGCTTTCTGTGGCTGGTTGTCCTGTGCCGGCTGCTGCTACGCGAAATATCGGTACCGCCGGCCTTACCCCGTCAtgaggaagatgtgccaggtgATCCCAGCAGGGCTGGCGTTCATCTTGGATATCAGTCCCGTTGCCCATCGGGTGGTTCTGTGTCACCTGGGAGGCTGTGAGGAAGATGCCGCTTGGTACCATACGTACCAGATACTGTTTTTCCTCATCAGCGCTTATTTcttctcctgccctgtccctgaGAAGTACTTCCCTGGCTCCTGTGATATCATTGGCCATGGCCACCAGATCTTCCACGCCTTCCTGGCCATCTGCACCCTGTCACAGCTGGAAGCCATTCTATTGGATTACAAGAACAGGCAGGAGATTTTCCTGAAAAGACACGGGCCTTTCTCCATTTATCTCTCTTGCGTCTCTTTTTTTGGCCTGGTGGCTTGTAGTGCCATCACAGCTTACATCCTGCGGTGCAGGATCAAGGCCAGCCTGGCTAAAAAAGACTCCTGA
- the PAQR8 gene encoding membrane progestin receptor beta isoform X3, with protein MRGTAAAALPEAAAGGSGVGGDGAGVSAGAARAVSAGTARTGTKTTHTAKMTAILARLSTLSLSGQHLSRLPRLLEDGLPQMPCTVKECEVPQLFREPYIHSGYRPTGQDWRYYFLSLFQKHNEVVNVWTHLLAALAVLLRFKTFAEAEQVPVDAWSLPLLVFVLSSVTYLTCSLLAHLLQSKSELYHYTFYFVDYVGVSIYQYGSALAHFYYSSDQAWYDKFWLFFLPAAAFCGWLSCAGCCYAKYRYRRPYPVMRKMCQVIPAGLAFILDISPVAHRVVLCHLGGCEEDAAWYHTYQILFFLISAYFFSCPVPEKYFPGSCDIIGHGHQIFHAFLAICTLSQLEAILLDYKNRQEIFLKRHGPFSIYLSCVSFFGLVACSAITAYILRCRIKASLAKKDS; from the exons ATGCGCGGGACAGCGGCCGCGGCGCTGCCGGAGGCGGCCGCGGGAGGCAGCGGCGTCGGCGGGGACGGCGCGGGGGTGAGTGCGGGGGCAGCGCGGGCGGTGAGCGCGGGGACGGCGCGGACG GGCACAAAGACGACACACACGGCGAAGATGACGGCCATCCTGGCGCGGCTCAGCACGCTGTCCCTCAGCGGGCAGCATCTCAGCCGCCTCCCCAGGCTGCTGGAGGACGGTCTGCCCCAGATGCCCTGCACGGTCAAGGAGTGCGAGGTGCCGCAGCTCTTCCGCGAGCCGTACATCCACAGCGGGTACCGGCCCACCGGCCAGGACTGGCGCTACTACTTCCTCAGCCTCTTCCAGAAGCACAACGAGGTGGTCAACGTGTGGACTCACCTCCTGGCAGCGCTGGCGGTGCTGCTGAGGTTCAAGACCTTTGCGGAGGCCGAGCAGGTACCCGTGGACGCATGGTCCTTGCCTTTGCTCGTCTTTGTCCTCTCCTCCGTCACCTACCTGACCTGCAGCCTCTTGGCCCACCTCCTGCAGTCCAAATCGGAGCTGTACCACTACACCTTCTACTTTGTGGACTACGTTGGAGTCAGCATCTACCAGTACGGCAGTGCCTTGGCCCATTTCTACTACAGCTCCGACCAAGCCTGGTATGACAAATTCTGGCTTTTCTTCCTGCCGGCGGCTGCTTTCTGTGGCTGGTTGTCCTGTGCCGGCTGCTGCTACGCGAAATATCGGTACCGCCGGCCTTACCCCGTCAtgaggaagatgtgccaggtgATCCCAGCAGGGCTGGCGTTCATCTTGGATATCAGTCCCGTTGCCCATCGGGTGGTTCTGTGTCACCTGGGAGGCTGTGAGGAAGATGCCGCTTGGTACCATACGTACCAGATACTGTTTTTCCTCATCAGCGCTTATTTcttctcctgccctgtccctgaGAAGTACTTCCCTGGCTCCTGTGATATCATTGGCCATGGCCACCAGATCTTCCACGCCTTCCTGGCCATCTGCACCCTGTCACAGCTGGAAGCCATTCTATTGGATTACAAGAACAGGCAGGAGATTTTCCTGAAAAGACACGGGCCTTTCTCCATTTATCTCTCTTGCGTCTCTTTTTTTGGCCTGGTGGCTTGTAGTGCCATCACAGCTTACATCCTGCGGTGCAGGATCAAGGCCAGCCTGGCTAAAAAAGACTCCTGA
- the PAQR8 gene encoding membrane progestin receptor beta isoform X4 encodes MRGTAAAALPEAAAGGSGVGGDGAGGTKTTHTAKMTAILARLSTLSLSGQHLSRLPRLLEDGLPQMPCTVKECEVPQLFREPYIHSGYRPTGQDWRYYFLSLFQKHNEVVNVWTHLLAALAVLLRFKTFAEAEQVPVDAWSLPLLVFVLSSVTYLTCSLLAHLLQSKSELYHYTFYFVDYVGVSIYQYGSALAHFYYSSDQAWYDKFWLFFLPAAAFCGWLSCAGCCYAKYRYRRPYPVMRKMCQVIPAGLAFILDISPVAHRVVLCHLGGCEEDAAWYHTYQILFFLISAYFFSCPVPEKYFPGSCDIIGHGHQIFHAFLAICTLSQLEAILLDYKNRQEIFLKRHGPFSIYLSCVSFFGLVACSAITAYILRCRIKASLAKKDS; translated from the exons ATGCGCGGGACAGCGGCCGCGGCGCTGCCGGAGGCGGCCGCGGGAGGCAGCGGCGTCGGCGGGGACGGCGCGGGG GGCACAAAGACGACACACACGGCGAAGATGACGGCCATCCTGGCGCGGCTCAGCACGCTGTCCCTCAGCGGGCAGCATCTCAGCCGCCTCCCCAGGCTGCTGGAGGACGGTCTGCCCCAGATGCCCTGCACGGTCAAGGAGTGCGAGGTGCCGCAGCTCTTCCGCGAGCCGTACATCCACAGCGGGTACCGGCCCACCGGCCAGGACTGGCGCTACTACTTCCTCAGCCTCTTCCAGAAGCACAACGAGGTGGTCAACGTGTGGACTCACCTCCTGGCAGCGCTGGCGGTGCTGCTGAGGTTCAAGACCTTTGCGGAGGCCGAGCAGGTACCCGTGGACGCATGGTCCTTGCCTTTGCTCGTCTTTGTCCTCTCCTCCGTCACCTACCTGACCTGCAGCCTCTTGGCCCACCTCCTGCAGTCCAAATCGGAGCTGTACCACTACACCTTCTACTTTGTGGACTACGTTGGAGTCAGCATCTACCAGTACGGCAGTGCCTTGGCCCATTTCTACTACAGCTCCGACCAAGCCTGGTATGACAAATTCTGGCTTTTCTTCCTGCCGGCGGCTGCTTTCTGTGGCTGGTTGTCCTGTGCCGGCTGCTGCTACGCGAAATATCGGTACCGCCGGCCTTACCCCGTCAtgaggaagatgtgccaggtgATCCCAGCAGGGCTGGCGTTCATCTTGGATATCAGTCCCGTTGCCCATCGGGTGGTTCTGTGTCACCTGGGAGGCTGTGAGGAAGATGCCGCTTGGTACCATACGTACCAGATACTGTTTTTCCTCATCAGCGCTTATTTcttctcctgccctgtccctgaGAAGTACTTCCCTGGCTCCTGTGATATCATTGGCCATGGCCACCAGATCTTCCACGCCTTCCTGGCCATCTGCACCCTGTCACAGCTGGAAGCCATTCTATTGGATTACAAGAACAGGCAGGAGATTTTCCTGAAAAGACACGGGCCTTTCTCCATTTATCTCTCTTGCGTCTCTTTTTTTGGCCTGGTGGCTTGTAGTGCCATCACAGCTTACATCCTGCGGTGCAGGATCAAGGCCAGCCTGGCTAAAAAAGACTCCTGA
- the PAQR8 gene encoding membrane progestin receptor beta isoform X2, which yields MRGTAAAALPEAAAGGSGVGGDGAGVEGGALQIWDCALLPVSLCPVPAAAPGTTPLCKLCAREARCIATSTIWLGPSSLGCRKGTKTTHTAKMTAILARLSTLSLSGQHLSRLPRLLEDGLPQMPCTVKECEVPQLFREPYIHSGYRPTGQDWRYYFLSLFQKHNEVVNVWTHLLAALAVLLRFKTFAEAEQVPVDAWSLPLLVFVLSSVTYLTCSLLAHLLQSKSELYHYTFYFVDYVGVSIYQYGSALAHFYYSSDQAWYDKFWLFFLPAAAFCGWLSCAGCCYAKYRYRRPYPVMRKMCQVIPAGLAFILDISPVAHRVVLCHLGGCEEDAAWYHTYQILFFLISAYFFSCPVPEKYFPGSCDIIGHGHQIFHAFLAICTLSQLEAILLDYKNRQEIFLKRHGPFSIYLSCVSFFGLVACSAITAYILRCRIKASLAKKDS from the exons ATGCGCGGGACAGCGGCCGCGGCGCTGCCGGAGGCGGCCGCGGGAGGCAGCGGCGTCGGCGGGGACGGCGCGGGG GTGGAAGGAGGAGCGCTGCAGATTTGGGACTGTGCACTTCTGCCTGTTTCCCTCTGCCCcgtccctgcagcagccccaggcacGACACCCCTGTGCAAGCTGTGTGCCAGGGAAGCCAGGTGTATTGCAACCTCCACGATTTGGTTGGGACCCTCTTCACTTGGGTGCAGAAAG GGCACAAAGACGACACACACGGCGAAGATGACGGCCATCCTGGCGCGGCTCAGCACGCTGTCCCTCAGCGGGCAGCATCTCAGCCGCCTCCCCAGGCTGCTGGAGGACGGTCTGCCCCAGATGCCCTGCACGGTCAAGGAGTGCGAGGTGCCGCAGCTCTTCCGCGAGCCGTACATCCACAGCGGGTACCGGCCCACCGGCCAGGACTGGCGCTACTACTTCCTCAGCCTCTTCCAGAAGCACAACGAGGTGGTCAACGTGTGGACTCACCTCCTGGCAGCGCTGGCGGTGCTGCTGAGGTTCAAGACCTTTGCGGAGGCCGAGCAGGTACCCGTGGACGCATGGTCCTTGCCTTTGCTCGTCTTTGTCCTCTCCTCCGTCACCTACCTGACCTGCAGCCTCTTGGCCCACCTCCTGCAGTCCAAATCGGAGCTGTACCACTACACCTTCTACTTTGTGGACTACGTTGGAGTCAGCATCTACCAGTACGGCAGTGCCTTGGCCCATTTCTACTACAGCTCCGACCAAGCCTGGTATGACAAATTCTGGCTTTTCTTCCTGCCGGCGGCTGCTTTCTGTGGCTGGTTGTCCTGTGCCGGCTGCTGCTACGCGAAATATCGGTACCGCCGGCCTTACCCCGTCAtgaggaagatgtgccaggtgATCCCAGCAGGGCTGGCGTTCATCTTGGATATCAGTCCCGTTGCCCATCGGGTGGTTCTGTGTCACCTGGGAGGCTGTGAGGAAGATGCCGCTTGGTACCATACGTACCAGATACTGTTTTTCCTCATCAGCGCTTATTTcttctcctgccctgtccctgaGAAGTACTTCCCTGGCTCCTGTGATATCATTGGCCATGGCCACCAGATCTTCCACGCCTTCCTGGCCATCTGCACCCTGTCACAGCTGGAAGCCATTCTATTGGATTACAAGAACAGGCAGGAGATTTTCCTGAAAAGACACGGGCCTTTCTCCATTTATCTCTCTTGCGTCTCTTTTTTTGGCCTGGTGGCTTGTAGTGCCATCACAGCTTACATCCTGCGGTGCAGGATCAAGGCCAGCCTGGCTAAAAAAGACTCCTGA